In Arachis hypogaea cultivar Tifrunner chromosome 17, arahy.Tifrunner.gnm2.J5K5, whole genome shotgun sequence, a single window of DNA contains:
- the LOC112767288 gene encoding heat shock protein 16-like, whose protein sequence is MRQISAEEGAPAPKTFGSASDQSPANTRAPCFARPESTPCFARPVRTESDYSSSVVQPLAPVQGGEFSTLEPPSFSRPRKPLRRVDQLHSEINGTEWSPRMDVAESKGKYVITVEVPGVRINDIRVEVDDQKLSVKGRSSTSYLTIAGSPNASFSSYHKREILYGPCEAVGPLPSGVNKDHISAEFQDGFLQIIIPKI, encoded by the exons ATGAGGCAGATTTCAGCTGAAGAG GGTGCTCCGGCTCCTAAAACTTTTGGTTCTGCATCTGATCAGAGTCCTGCTAACACGAGAGCGCCATGTTTTGCTAGACCCGAAAGTACACCTTGTTTTGCTAGACCGGTGAGAACTGAATCGGATTACTCAAGTTCAGTGGTTCAACCATTGGCTCCAGTGCAGGGTGGTGAATTTAGTACGCTTGAACCTCCTTCATTTTCTAGGCCAAGGAAACCGCTACGACGAGTAGACCAACTACATTCTGAAATTAATG GAACTGAGTGGTCTCCGAGGATGGATGTCGCGGAATCAAAAGGAAAATATGTTATCACAGTTGAAGTTCCAGGAGTTAGGATCAATGACATAAGAGTGGAGGTTGATGATCAAAA GTTATCTGTCAAAGGTAGAAGCTCTACTAGCTACTTGACAATTGCAGGGTCTCCAAATGCCTCGTTTTCTTCGTATCACAAGCGCGAGATACTATATGGACCATGCGAGGCGGTCGGGCCACTCCCTTCCGGCGTGAACAAGGATCATATATCGGCTGAATTCCA GGATGGATTTCTTCAGATAATAATTCCTAAGATTTGA